A genomic segment from Ptychodera flava strain L36383 chromosome 23 unlocalized genomic scaffold, AS_Pfla_20210202 Scaffold_23__1_contigs__length_28996876_pilon, whole genome shotgun sequence encodes:
- the LOC139124083 gene encoding zinc finger protein 878-like isoform X1 codes for MAELITVAKPQDTAESEMSKTNMIDQLFYRGEELIEKLGCQVFILVSEDGIYSNYMGSEVFLKDFRSSGLKIKEQDVVRRKENSRIQSGPLIADSKEGDESQEMESHGTEIAARRDNRRRMKVKPGESCKNDKDKIQKVITEWYAGKPNLCQSCGLSFKNPKRLEDHQMKATCSGRKCRFCGKMFPFKDWKDHMVDNHLEKMKIYECRHCKKQLLLSCNYTSHMRMHRREGNLAGKKLQKQKLELHRREGNLAGKKLQKQKLESVDDLENHRVRIQKIFKEFYDRKPNLCERCGFSFKYPNGLEVHQQNASCSEKKCKFCGMSFLHKDWQQHLLDSHLAEVRIYECKICQKQFLRYIDLKMHVEMHTAETTPYDCDICGCTLKNKKSLATHKLLHQGKEFKCDYCDYKTVRKSELTKHVHRHTERGKFDCKECGKHLANAHSLRQHFQRFHTNFKYQCSDCEKEFSIIYELQHHVERHHKGDNNLHICEKCKKGFHTKKLLNTHVRVVHSEDRIKCHFCGKEYRHHSRLKQHLIVHSKTKVTSVTS; via the exons ATGGCCGAACTGATAACTGTGGCGAAGCCCCAAGACACTGCAGAATCAGAAATGTCAAAGACAAACATGATTGACCAGCTTTTTTATCGG GGTGAAGAATTAATTGAAAAGCTTGGATGTCAGGTGTTTATCCTTGTCTCAGAAGATGGAATCTATTCCAATTACATGGGAAGTGAAGTCTTCTTGAAAGACTTCCGTTCATCCGGACTGAAAATAAAGGAACAGGATGTTGTCAGAAGAAAGGAAAACAGCAGGATACAATCTGGTCCTTTGATTGCAGATTCCAAGGAAGGTGATGAAAGTCAAGAAATGGAATCTCATGGAACAGAAATTGCTGCGAGGAGAGACAACCGTAGGCGTATGAAAGTCAAACCTGGAGAATCTTGTAAGAATGACAAAGATAAGATACAGAAAGTAATTACAGAGTGGTATGCTGGTAAACCAAATTTATGTCAGAGTTGTGGACTTTCATTCAAGAATCCAAAGCGATTGGAAGATCATCAAATGAAGGCAACTTGCTCCGGACGCAAATGTCGCTTTTGTGGGAAGATGTTTCCATTCAAGGACTGGAAAGATCATATGGTTGACAATCACTTGGAAAAGATGAAGATCTATGAGTGCCGACACTGCAAGAAGCAATTACTGCTCTCTTGTAATTATACAAGTCATATGAGGATGCATAGAAGAGAAGGTAACCTCGCAGggaaaaagttacagaaacaGAAATTAGAGTTGCATAGAAGAGAAGGTAACCTCGCAGggaaaaagttacagaaacaGAAATTAGAGTCGGTAGATGATCTTGAGAATCACAGAGTGAGAATACAGAAGATCTTCAAAGAATTTTATGACAGGAAACCGAATTTATGTGAAAGGTGTGGATTCTCGTTCAAATATCCTAATGGATTAGAAGTTCATCAGCAGAATGCATCATGCTCCGAGAAGAAGTGCAAGTTTTGTGGGATGAGTTTTCTGCACAAAGACTGGCAACAACATCTGCTTGATAGTCATCTGGCAGAGGTGAGAATCTATGAATGTAAGATCTGTCAAAAGCAGTTCTTGCGATATATTGACTTGAAAATGCATGTTGAGATGCACACGGCAGAGACGACCCCATATGATTGTGATATCTGTGGATGTACCTTAAAAAACAAGAAGAGTCTGGCAACTCATAAACTTTTACATCAGGGCAAGGAATTTAAGTGCGACTACTGTGATTATAAGACTGTCAGGAAAAGTGAACTGACAAAACACGTACACCGACACACAGAACGTGGGAAATTTGACTGTAAGGAGTGTGGTAAGCATCTAGCCAATGCTCACAGTCTGCGCCAACACTTTCAGCGATTCCACACCAACTTCAAATATCAGTGCAGTGATTGTGAGAAAGAGTTTTCTATAATTTATGAATTGCAGCATCATGTGGAACGACACCATAAGGGCGACAACAATCTTCACATCTGTGAAAAATGTAAGAAgggatttcatacaaaaaaactCTTGAATACCCATGTGAGAGTGGTTCACAGTGAGGACCGCATAAAGTGTCATTTTTGCGGGAAAGAGTATAGACATCACTCTAGACTGAAACAACATCTGATAGTTCATAGCAAGACCAAGGTTACAAGTGTCACAAGTTGA
- the LOC139124083 gene encoding zinc finger protein 878-like isoform X2, translating into MGSEVFLKDFRSSGLKIKEQDVVRRKENSRIQSGPLIADSKEGDESQEMESHGTEIAARRDNRRRMKVKPGESCKNDKDKIQKVITEWYAGKPNLCQSCGLSFKNPKRLEDHQMKATCSGRKCRFCGKMFPFKDWKDHMVDNHLEKMKIYECRHCKKQLLLSCNYTSHMRMHRREGNLAGKKLQKQKLELHRREGNLAGKKLQKQKLESVDDLENHRVRIQKIFKEFYDRKPNLCERCGFSFKYPNGLEVHQQNASCSEKKCKFCGMSFLHKDWQQHLLDSHLAEVRIYECKICQKQFLRYIDLKMHVEMHTAETTPYDCDICGCTLKNKKSLATHKLLHQGKEFKCDYCDYKTVRKSELTKHVHRHTERGKFDCKECGKHLANAHSLRQHFQRFHTNFKYQCSDCEKEFSIIYELQHHVERHHKGDNNLHICEKCKKGFHTKKLLNTHVRVVHSEDRIKCHFCGKEYRHHSRLKQHLIVHSKTKVTSVTS; encoded by the coding sequence ATGGGAAGTGAAGTCTTCTTGAAAGACTTCCGTTCATCCGGACTGAAAATAAAGGAACAGGATGTTGTCAGAAGAAAGGAAAACAGCAGGATACAATCTGGTCCTTTGATTGCAGATTCCAAGGAAGGTGATGAAAGTCAAGAAATGGAATCTCATGGAACAGAAATTGCTGCGAGGAGAGACAACCGTAGGCGTATGAAAGTCAAACCTGGAGAATCTTGTAAGAATGACAAAGATAAGATACAGAAAGTAATTACAGAGTGGTATGCTGGTAAACCAAATTTATGTCAGAGTTGTGGACTTTCATTCAAGAATCCAAAGCGATTGGAAGATCATCAAATGAAGGCAACTTGCTCCGGACGCAAATGTCGCTTTTGTGGGAAGATGTTTCCATTCAAGGACTGGAAAGATCATATGGTTGACAATCACTTGGAAAAGATGAAGATCTATGAGTGCCGACACTGCAAGAAGCAATTACTGCTCTCTTGTAATTATACAAGTCATATGAGGATGCATAGAAGAGAAGGTAACCTCGCAGggaaaaagttacagaaacaGAAATTAGAGTTGCATAGAAGAGAAGGTAACCTCGCAGggaaaaagttacagaaacaGAAATTAGAGTCGGTAGATGATCTTGAGAATCACAGAGTGAGAATACAGAAGATCTTCAAAGAATTTTATGACAGGAAACCGAATTTATGTGAAAGGTGTGGATTCTCGTTCAAATATCCTAATGGATTAGAAGTTCATCAGCAGAATGCATCATGCTCCGAGAAGAAGTGCAAGTTTTGTGGGATGAGTTTTCTGCACAAAGACTGGCAACAACATCTGCTTGATAGTCATCTGGCAGAGGTGAGAATCTATGAATGTAAGATCTGTCAAAAGCAGTTCTTGCGATATATTGACTTGAAAATGCATGTTGAGATGCACACGGCAGAGACGACCCCATATGATTGTGATATCTGTGGATGTACCTTAAAAAACAAGAAGAGTCTGGCAACTCATAAACTTTTACATCAGGGCAAGGAATTTAAGTGCGACTACTGTGATTATAAGACTGTCAGGAAAAGTGAACTGACAAAACACGTACACCGACACACAGAACGTGGGAAATTTGACTGTAAGGAGTGTGGTAAGCATCTAGCCAATGCTCACAGTCTGCGCCAACACTTTCAGCGATTCCACACCAACTTCAAATATCAGTGCAGTGATTGTGAGAAAGAGTTTTCTATAATTTATGAATTGCAGCATCATGTGGAACGACACCATAAGGGCGACAACAATCTTCACATCTGTGAAAAATGTAAGAAgggatttcatacaaaaaaactCTTGAATACCCATGTGAGAGTGGTTCACAGTGAGGACCGCATAAAGTGTCATTTTTGCGGGAAAGAGTATAGACATCACTCTAGACTGAAACAACATCTGATAGTTCATAGCAAGACCAAGGTTACAAGTGTCACAAGTTGA
- the LOC139123895 gene encoding adenosine deaminase 2-like has translation MGRFVNALVLILPVIAQCSYLSQREELLAEDASFATGSQIQLEGKEWAVNDVLMSFKGKEIEKGVNTSVYPPNMHFFQAKPLIEQSEVFKIIKLMPKGASLHLHADSITDIDWLVKNVTYRPHCYMCYTKNGGMLSFRFSEEAPPDDEQCSWNLVASERAAAANASLFDEELYRQMTLVVDDPQTAYTDQNNIWTHFLDYFAINSGLMNFADVVEDRYYEGLRQFHEDGVQFVEVRSHLTPLYELNGTTHDEEYLIKTLEAANRAFLADHADSMGFKVITGQVRAFTKPDMENRVRLSIDLRRKYPDFVSGFDIDGHENKPNPLLYFWEELQIPSHEGVDLPYYLHASETNWQGTFADENLFDALLLNAVRIGHAYAAVKHPVVLKQIRDRDIPIEISPISGQVLMHFADIRNHPGAYLLSRGYPVVVTSDNRACWGASPASHDYYEMFMGIASAKADLRLLKQLTRDSIKYSSLSDVQKVKCTNIWTSKWNDFLDQVLEMYNVTNWEDYIPAESTQTTRTPVVRDAASSISLSFTFVVLMSVFLCLRHVRLVSA, from the exons ATGGGCCGTTTCGTGAACGCACTGGTTCTCATCTTACCAGTAATTGCCCAGTGTTCGTATTTGTCTCAAAGAGAAGAACTGTTGGCTGAGGACGCGTCGTTCGCCACTGGAAGCCAGATACAACTCGAGGGTAAAGAATGGGCGGTGAACGATGTCTTGATGAGTTTCAAGGGTAAGGAAATCGAGAAGGGAGTCAACACCAGCGTCTATCCgcccaacatgcatttctttCAGGCAAAGCCACTAATCGAACAAAGTGAGGTATTCAAAATCATTAAACTGATGCCAAAAG GAGCTAGTTTACATCTTCACGCCGACTCAATCACTGATATAGACTGGCTGGTCAAGAACGTAACATACCGCCCTCACTGCTATATGTGTTACACCAAAAATGGCGGGATGCTGTCGTTCCGTTTCAGCGAAGAAGCACCACCAGACGACGAGCAATGTTCTTGGAATTTAGTTGCTTCTGAACGAGCAGCCGCTGCAAATGCCAGTTTGTTTGATGAAGA GTTGTACAGACAAATGACCTTAGTAGTGGATGACCCACAAACAGCGTACACAGATCAGAACAACATTTGGACACATTTTCTGGATTACTTTGCGATCAATAGTGGACTAATGAATTTTGCCGATGTCGTAGAAGATCGCTACTACGAAGGTTTGCGACAGTTCCACGAAGACGGGGTTCAATTTGTCGAAGTCCGGTCCCATTTGACACCT CTATACGAGCTGAATGGTACAACACATGATGAAGAATACTTAATCAAAACATTGGAAGCCGCCAACCGAGCTTTTCTGGCAGACCACGCCGACTCTATGGGCTTCAAAGTCATCACTGGTCAAGTGAG AGCTTTTACCAAACCGGATATGGAAAACAGGGTACGGCTCTCCATTGACCTCAGAAGGAAGTACCCAGATTTCGTCAGTGGCTTTGACATAGATGGACATGAAAACAAACCGAATCCGCTACTTTACTTCTGGGAAGAGCTTCAGATACCGTCGCATGAGGGCGTCGATTTACCATACTACCTACATGCCAGCGAAACAA ACTGGCAGGGCACATTTGCGGATGAAAATCTTTTCGACGCACTACTTCTGAACGCCGTACGAATTGGACATGCCTATGCAGCTGTAAAGCACCCAGTTGTGTTAAAGCAAATTAGAGATCGCGATATTCCCATTGAGATAAGCCCGATATCTGGTCAg GTGCTGATGCATTTTGCTGACATCCGTAACCATCCTGGAGCTTACCTACTATCACGTGGCTATCCCGTGGTTGTGACTTCAGACAACAGAGCATGCTGGGGAGCGAGTCCCGCATCACATGACTACTACGAGATGTTCATGGGTATCGCCAGTGCTAAAGCCGATCTACGCTTATTGAAACAGCTGACAAGGGATTCGATCAA ATACAGCAGTCTGAGTGATGTCCAAAAAGTAAAATGTACCAATATTTGGACTtcaaaatggaacgattttctgGATCAAGTCTTGGAGATGTACAATGTAACCAACTGGGAAGATTACATACCAGCTGAATCGACACAAACGACGCGTACACCCGTTGTTCGAGATGCTGCTTCGTCAATTTCACTGAGTTTCACATTTGTGGTTCTCATGTCCGTTTTCCTGTGTTTGCGACACGTACGACTAGTCAGTGCTTAA